In Oncorhynchus masou masou isolate Uvic2021 chromosome 11, UVic_Omas_1.1, whole genome shotgun sequence, the genomic stretch GATCTTGTAGAATAAGATTAAAGTATGAATGGATTTGTGATTTTTAATAGGTGCTTGTGGGAACCAGTACAGGTGAACGTCTGAAAGCTGAaaggctgatttctttggatggGTCTATAATTTcttctactttttttttttttcaatctcTTGTTTTTGAGAAATGAAATGTCTTTTAccatgtttgtttagtgtttctgttTTGAGGGGTTAACTTCAGATTGTATTAACTTTAATATTTTAAAATATTGTGTTGAATGAACTCATGAGTCTGTAAAAGTCTTGATGAAGAATTGTTTGAAAAATAAAACTATATTGATCTCATCTTAAACGGTCTATAATAGTATCCGTATTCATAGATTGGGTGTAAAGCATGAGGAACAATGCATCCAATGAGAGAATGGGCTAAGCATGTGTTGTATAAATGGCCTCTAGTTCCCAACCACCATCATGCAGGACTTCACTCCAACAGACACATTTATCATGCTTGCTGTCCAATATTCAACCATTTCCCTGAAGTGTGGATTTATACTCCACCTTGTGGAATTAAAAGGAATAGACTGGTTAAGAGAACATGGTGGaaaccaatgatgtatataaaccctggattgctgatgctatgtattggcgaATGAGATGCTTTGAcgccaccggtcggccatattggcactccggATGAAGGAGTCCAAAttaatgaatggaattctacagtatttcaagtaaatgtttcaaggacaacattacatgtatttaaataatgttgtagtggggacagtaacatttaGAACTTTAAACAATTATACTTTAAGGAAAACAtttgaatatttttattttatttgtatgtttagctcacatataAGTATGAATTAAAGCGTCTAATATAATAAACTTGTCAATACAAATTTAGACGTTAAATAAATGCATTTTTTTAGCttccaaaatatgttttacaaCGGTTGGGTGTGCCAAGATGGAGGTACAGTGGCTTCAAAACAGGTtatcatctagtgtatatataaacttGTTGGGAACTCCCTCTGGTCTTGGTATGCACCAATCCAATCCCCATGTGGGGGAGGGAACGGGTGCACACTTCTGGAAAAAGGGTAAAGAATCGGAACGAAACATGAATACATTATCTGAGCATTCTAAAAATGACCAGTAACTATTTATATCATTAATCAGTCTATAGTAAGTAGTGTGTTGAGAAAATAGAGCAGAAATCTGGACATCAGGTAGGTTTCATCAAGGTTAAATTGGGTCATCAAAGCATGTAAAATTCACTGTTTATGTTGAAGTTGTGCTGAACAGGATCCCCATATATCTCCCTTGAAAACTACCATGCATGGTTTTAGACACACAAATTACAATGTTAAAAAAGAAGTACACAACTGGCCAAAACTGGCAAGAGAGGCTACGTGTATTTATTAATAGTATGTACAATGTATACCATCATAAAGTTGACATAATATATTGACAAAGTCAAAGTATGAATATTGCCCCCTGCTTATTTGAGAGTTGTCTCTTGATAATCTCGCTCACCTTATGAATCTCTCATTTTATTGATTTCATTTAGTTTAATTTCATCATTATTCTCTATTAATTATCCTTAAAGTGTATCTGAGGCACACAGGGAAAACATGAATAAAATAGGCGTAAAAAATTAATACAACAAAAACATCAAAATCAAAACTATCATATATTTACTTATATATGTGGGTGTACATATCTATAAAAACAGTAACTACATGATAGCATTTTGTTTGAGCCAGAAGAAACTTTAAGAATTGATGGTTTATCTTGATTTTCCTTTAACAGTGTCACTGTGGAAAGTTGGGCATTCTTTCTgctctctatctccctgtctgtagTGTCTTGAGTGTTGTTGGATTCACTTATTACCATGCTTTTCCAGCCCATCACTCTCTATTCCTTCAACTGTGACTTTTTTCACCCtgttacagagacacacaaacctACTATAGCACAGAAAATCAGATTTAAGGATATTTGGGACTTCAGAGTAAACAAACGAAAAACAGAATTGTCTCCCCCATTTAGCTCAAGAGTTGGAGTTTCGCTCAGAAAtaatgtactgtagatgtgtgtgcatgtatatatttttgtatgtttgtgtgcgcatgtatgtgtgcatgcacttaaagtttgagtgtttgtgtgtgtgtgtgtgtgtgtgtgtgtgtgtgtgtgaacacatTTGTGTTGAAAAATCTGGTAAATTGTGACATTTCAAATGCGTGTTTTAGTTTAGCATATGTCAGGATTTTATTGAATTTGGTCACGTCTTTAATGGTAGTTCGAATTACAAATGTattataactgtgtgtgtgtactgtgtacctATATATCTGTTGTGGGTAGTGTGGGCATTTGTTTGTAATTCTGGTGGACTCTTCCTGCATACAATGTGATTGGTAACATGTACAATTGCAAGTGgcatttgtgtgtctgtgtaaactCATACCTAATTggcgttatatatatatattatgtacaatgttttaatgtgtatgtgtgtatgtgtacatctTTACGTACAGTGTGAATACAGTGCAAACTATGTGTACCAAAATGTGAGATGTGAATACTTTGTATGATCAATATTGTGTTTGCGTGtgggtatgtgtatgtgtgtgtgtgtgtgtaatgtgtgcatGGCTCAGGTAACTTGTCAGTTCCAGATCTTGAGGAAGCTGTCCCAGGACCCAGTGGCCACCGCCATGCCATCATCAGTCACACCTAGACAGCTCACGCGATTGTCATGGCCGGCTAACACTCCTGACACAGAGAGGGACAAACAAGTGTTAACATATGGTGTCCTGGTTAGCGATCTCATCAATCCACCATCTTGAAATTCCCCTGAACTGTGACACGGAGACAGGGTTGATTTACATTTGACTGAGATCAGCTTGTGAATTGAAGTCTAACATCTCAATGAAATCAGAAGATATAACATTCCCTTTTTGATCAGTTGTTTTCAGTCACGGGTCTGATGCATAGCCAGACACAACTATACAACAATGGCTGCCAGCTAAATGACAGCCGCTCGCTCCTGATCCACCCCACCACAACCCACTGACCTGCTCGATCTCCCTTCATGGCATCCCAGATGTTGCAGTTGAAGTCGTCGTAGCCGGCCAGCAGCAGCCGTCCGGAGCGGGAGAAGGCCACGGAGGTGATGCCACAGATGATGTTGTCGTGAGAGTACAGGCTGAGCTCCTGGTCGGCGCGCAGGTCAAACAGCCTGCAGGTGGCGTCGTCGGAGCCGGTGGCAAAGGCGCTGCCGTTGGGAAAGaactgtagaggagagagagagagagagagagagagagagagggagtgacagcCATGGGTTATATCAGCATTAGGTACATTAGACACTCAGAATTAGCTAGTGCAGCTAACATGAGGGACTTTGGGAAAGGTGACATGTCTTAGAGTATGGTTTCCTGGCTTACTGCCATGACATGAACCAGAAAGCAGGTCAGCACACTCACACAGACTGCGTTGATATCAGACTCATGGCCTGTGAACGTCTGTCGGCACATGCTGTCCCTGATGTCCCACAGCTTAATGGAGGCGTCACAGGCCCCGGACACAAAGGTGCGGAAGtctggagacagggacaggctCATGACGTCACCGCTGTGGCCCGAAAACACCGTGGTCTGCTGGCTTGTCTCGATGTCCCACAGTGCACTGGGTAAGAGAACAGAAGCGCGACCCACTGGATTTAACAACTGCTATCAGATCATTTTGAGTGTAAGGTTAGGCTAGTTCATAGCAAGTTACGTATATTTATATTTGCATTCTCCATCAGCCTTGGTTACCGATCCATCAGGACTCACCAGGTAGTGTCTCCTGAGCTTGTGATGATTTGGTTGTCATCGATGAAACGGCAACAGGACAGGTAACCTGTAGCACAAATAAAAACATCTTGTAGAACACTGACCACACCATATCAATGTATGGTGCTCCTACTAACGCCTCCATCACACCAACAGCTTCATtacattttggtacaccagaagtacattcatttccaatggaatgctgcgtttgccttgcagcattgagttgcagaggcagttgcagtgcgttctgtgcTGTGCATACATTGGACTTATTGAACGTGTACGTGCGTCAGACTGTATgcgtagacggcttgacagaaatggtagcagaacgTGAATGTTGGAACTTtcgttgcacacatatccagatgatgctgcgtaccATTTTGCGAAATGATGCTGTAGGTGTGATCGAGGAGGAAGACTTCATTTCAACAATACCCGTCCTCCCGAATGTGGGTAATTTAAAAGCCCCAGGTGAGCTAGCGCTGTAACACAGCTAAGGGACTCACTAGGTTTTCAGGCTGATGTCTCAGCTCATTATAATTGTGTTGCCCTGTGACTAATTAGCCATGTGAATTAAAGTCTTCCTTGTTTAGGGGTTTGGGACCTGGGGATCCCAGTGGAACAGGGAACAGGTAGGACTACTCAACTGAACTGCATACACAACCATATGTAGTGTCACTGGGGAAGTTAGAATCAGGGAGGATCAAATAAACTCACATAACCTAGCTAAGACACTTCCATGATTTCTCAATAAAAATGAACACAAAATGACTCAAGCTTAGTCACATAGGTATTTGTGTGTAGTAATTCTTCTTCACCTGTGTGTCCGGGTAATTCCCTGCTGACCCTGACGTTGCCCTCGCGGGTCTTCAAGCAGTAGATGGAACAGATGTTGTCCAGACCTCCACAGGCCACGTAGTTACCAGAGGGGGCATACGCACAGGTCATCACCCAGGAGGAGCGCAGGGGGATAGCATGCATCTGGAGGGGGGGATAAGAGTTGGTCACTGTGTGTCACAGAATAAAGGCATGGCCATGGACAAGGAGAGCGTAGTATCGTAAACGGGGCCAGGCAGGTGTCCAGAGCCAAGTCCACATCCAGACAGAGCAGGAGCAGAATAGTAGTTCATTGTGCTTCCTCTGTATTGAATTTGTGGAATCTTTTCAGGGGGAGCCATTGCATAATATAATTTACAATGTTTGAATGGCAAAGTGACTCTGGTAGGTTATGATGTAAGTAGAAGTATGAGATGAGACAAAACACACAGTTGGCTCCCATTTAATTTCCAATCCCTGAAAGCTGCCTAGTTTGCTGAGAGTGAGTCAACCTTTCCAGGACCTTGGTGAGACCAGGGGAGATGTTGTTATTTGGGTGCAGCTCTCACCTTGTTAGTGGTGTAGCTGTCCCAGATGATCAGTTTTCCATCTTGAGAGGCGCTGACCAGGAGCCTGCGGAGACAAAGAGCCATTGTGTTATACCTCATCAGAAAAAGCACTGCTTGTACCGCCATGTGTGGTAtatgagtgagagagtgtgaagagagggagaagccCCCTCATGGGTTGGCATAACGTTACACCCACCTAGAGTCTGTGCCCCAGTGCATGGCATAGATCTTAGCTAGGTGGCCACGGAGAGTGCGCCTCGTCCGCATCTGAATCCTCCCCACGGGATCCAGACCTGACGTTATCTggttgacacacaaacacacagaaaagcAATGTAAAGAAGACAAGTTCATCACAGGGTTACTGTgtcaatgtagtgcactgtattcTGATCTTTTTTCGCACATCAGaccttttcacatcagatcttttacagagctgatctgattgggcAAAATatcaattagtgaaaaaaagatGAGAATTGGGCTGGCTGTCAGAACACAGCCATACTCTCTTTTATGTGGGTATCTGTGATACATACCTGTGTCAGGGTTGAGTCCCCACATGCTTTCCTGGCATcctaagagacagagagtggttaGACAAGCATCAGcaatctctctcaatctcacCCAGGCAAATATACCACCTCTCAATATGGTGTGTGAGACCTACTCCCTTTTCCACCAACCCCCTTCTCTTCTAGACCCAATGGTTTTACTGCTTTCATTGAGATCATAAAGCATTTCAGAGTAGGATTGCTGATCTAGGATATATCCTGTAATcgaaaaggcaaaactgatcctagatcagcatgcCAAGCCTTTGGGACTCTTTGTAAATGTGTGCCCAGATCAGTAACATTCTCTGACACACATACTCTTATCTGGTTCCTAAGTTGCTCCGCCTCCTGACGCAGCTGCTCCAGCTCGCTCATTTTGGATTGGTCCCTGGCCTCGTCGAAGTcctctgtcactcagtcagtcacctGGTGGGGACAAAGGATGGAAAAACAGCATGAGAATTTAAACTTAAAACATTCATGTAGATCGCCCAGACTGAGATATCAAGTTCAAAATTAGGACTCCATCTAAGAGCAGAAATGTCCAATTAGAATGATGGACAGTGCCTGCGTCAGAACAAACCAATCTGCTTGTAATGTAATATGCGCTATGTTTGTACATGGCATGCGTATCAGATTGCATGATTTGATTGCAGTGTTATCATGGTGAGTAATCGACTCCAACTACATCAGAGGTCTCGTGGTCCTCTGCTGGTCTCAACCTGATCAATGGGTTTGATCTGATCCTAATCATTTTGGCATATTTCACCTGGAGGCTAGTTGTTTAACACCATCACAAACATGGCTGCAGAGCGGCAGCAAGAATCAGAGTAAATTGGTCATATAAAATAATTCTTAATTCAGTATTTTAAGTGCACGGTTTACTAACATAGCACATCTAAAATACGTAAAGCTCTGTAATCTGTATATTTATGCTAGTACAGCCTTGTCTGGTTTAACTGTGGAGAATAATCTCTAATCTGGCATAATCTGAGAGACAGCTTCATCATTTAATGGGCTCTCTCTGATATCCACAAACCACTTAATGCACAGAAACAAGATTAGGAttactgcaggcaggcaggcatttATCATTCATTACAAGCACATTGAACAAAATGTATGcgtgtttgtgttgtgttctaAAAGGgggctcccgggtggcgcagcggtctaagtcacagtatcacagtgctagaggtgtcactataggccctggttcgattctaggctatatcacaaccagatgcgattgggagtcccatagggcagtgcacaattggcccagcgtcgtctgggttagggtttggctggggtagtccaccattgtaaataagaatttgttcttaactgacttgcctacttgaataaataaaataaaaatgacattTTGAATCTCTATTTAGCATAGCTATCGTTACATTTGGAATTTGCCAGTGGGATATTAGCATAATTACTATGTTATTATCTGGCTATTACTATGTTTTAACAAGGACTTGTTAATGATTCAACATTGCTGCGTTTATGGTCGATTCGAGTGGACACAAAATGTCATTGTTCAAGCTGCAGTATCAAAACGAATGAAAACTATTTTACAGCAAGATCTCGATAATCTAGTGAAATACACTGAAAATGGCTGACACTAGCATTATCACAAACTACATTTCCAAATTACTACATTTTCCCCTGCTAGACCTCGATTGTTACCGTCACAGTTGAATGTGACTGAAAATACTATGGTAGGCctatttgtattatttaaatTCACCAAAACATTATTTGTTGTACCATACACTTCCATATCAACATGATTAGCACTACAGACATGTTTTTGATCACATGCACAGGGAATTCgaagagagagaggtttcacATTCAAATCCTACTCAAAAATTGGCACTAGTATTTGCATGAGTTTGTGGGCCTATTCAAATCCGTTAAGACACCGATGAAATACCTCTGACCATTGTACTCTGCTTTGCACATTTGATTTGCATCACTGTCGATACTGTACCTCTTTCGGTGGCGGCGTACCGGTACTTGTAAAAAAACacatattaaaaaaataaaatgcattcacAGACAGGTGCTCATGCAGCAGTGTCAGGTACTATCACATTTAGTGTTCACATTTTACATATTTCCTCTAATCCCAGTGCCTCAATGTTAACATTACCTAACACTCACATCACATGTGCCATGTTATTAAAGGCCTCCAACtccacatacacaaacaaacaggaaCATCCACATCATCACCATCTACTAGGCTAGGGAGAGGAGAAATTAACTGGGTCATTGTTCCCGGTGGGAACCTCCAACCAGATGGATCACACAGCACTAATGGAAGGCGACCAGGGGAAATTGGTGGGTCCCAGTCTCCTGGCGCAGCTGCTCATTTAGCCAATAAAGCACTGAGTGGTTGGTGGTGGTGCATCACCATCAGATAccagggtgggagaagagaggactggGCATCATGGGATGGGATGATACACCATCGCCCACTGACATCATGAAATGGCCCTTTTTTGGTTTCCTCCTTTCCCCAATGCTTTCTGGACAGTATGTGCAATGCAATCCACCTTGCCAGGCAGTCACCAACCCATTCTGTTGTTGTCTGGACATGCGTTCCAGTTCCTAACCCTCCCTCAAGAACATCATTTTAAGGGAGCATTTCTGGTAGAATTGGTTCAAGAAGTGTTTGTCCACTAGTAAAATCATTTTGAAAGATGTATAAAATGATGCAAAGCACAGGGCAGTGCTGGATGTAAATGATCCTTATTGACTATATGTGGTTGTGGACCTCAGCACATGTCCTGTGCTGAATAGGTGGCCATCAATGTCACCATAATAGCTTATTAAGCATTTTCTCCAAGACAATATATTACCCATGACAACTGACAGACAGAAGCTACCTAAACTATAGGTCAAAGACAATATATTACCCATGACAACTGACAGACAGAAGCTACCTAAACTATAGGTCAAAGACAATATATTACCCATGACAACTGACAGACAGAAGCTACCTAAACTATAGGTCAAAGACAATATATTACCCATGACAACTGACAGACAGAAGCTGCCTAAACTATAGGTCAAAGACAATATATTACAGATGACAACTGACAGACAGAAGCTACCTAAACTATAGATCAAAGACAATATATTACCCATGACAACTGACAGACAGAAGCTACCTAAACTATAGGTCAAAGACTTGCTTCTCATTTGGAAAAAATTAATGCAAAATACAGTGTGGCCCCACCCCTTATGTTCATGCTCAGTAAACTATAGCCTGCTTGGTCTAGTCGCTTGACATTTCACAGCGAACCAAGAGTGCTAAAGTAATAAGCACATTATATTAGCCTTATTGGATTGAGTGCATTGCAGCATCATTTTCTATAATATAATTCTAAATAAATTCCTTGCATAAAATGTCAAATCCATTTTAAGGTCAAATTGCAGCATAGACACTGTAGAATAGCCCTCCCTCATCAACAAATAGGTTGCTTACATCGGCCTTGGGGCGCAGCTCAGACGGCTAGGCTACTCCCTCACTACAAGCAACAGTAGCCTACCCAGTACCCACAAATGTATGGAGGCTACTTGATATAGATAGCTGTTAAGCTACTTGATGAATTTAAGGCCATAATTCCACGATTATAGCAGTAAACCCCTGGCATTCGTGGTTAATGGCACTGACACCCTGGCAACCGTGTAATTTTTCCAAGCCGCTAAATATGCAAACACTTTACGGGGTTGCCTGTGTTAATATAGGTTATCGCAAGAATGTACAGCAAGCTATGCTATATGCAAATAGAAAAACATTTGGTACAGTGGGGATGTTCGTCCATATGTCTATATTTAGGCTACCAAAACATACAGTTGAAATATAATTTCAGCGAAATGATGAGCCTAGTCATGAATAGGCCCATCACTGGTAGGCTACATCATCCAGCCATCTTACATCCATGACAATTCTGACAGCATTTTATAATGGATGGCTGGCTACCTGTTAGGTAATGTTTCCGATGAGGTTGGTAGTCTTTCTCGAATACAGTCTGGATTTAATGTTTCAAAAAGGCTGGGGATGTTTATTGGCCCCTTTTTCCTTAGAAAATAAAACAATATAGGGACAGAAATATGCAGATATTTTCAATATCCTCTCGGCTCCTTGTCTTCTCTAGATTTTTGCTCAGTGAATCTCCAATGTAGGCTACACATCAAATAAATATTAGATCGAAGTACAGAGACACCATATCTCCGTTTGACTGGACCCCTTGAAAAGATGAGTTCTGCTGTTGTGTTCCCGTTTCCTCTTCAGAATGGTTTGCCTTTCTACGCCCGAGACCTTCATAAACTCGAAAACATCTTTGTTGGAGCCGATTGAACACAATTGCAATCTGTCCACGCATCAAAGAAAATGCATTGAACCATATGAAATTAGTAAATAGCTTTTTTGTGACTCAGTTTTTCTCTTGATTGTGGTTTTCGTGATCCTCGCTTCCTTCCTCCTCTGCTCGTTCGCGgatatcttcctcctccttctctcccctcactccctcgcTTCGTAATGACCGTCGCCTCCTCGTCAAAAAATGAATTATTAAATAAATTGCCAAACACAGAGTCTTAAACTCTTGAGAGAAATTTTTAAATTATAATTTAAAAGCGACTGGGCTATCTTGCCGGAGGAGCAGGAAACCCACCCATTGgtacacaattttttttttaaacatgcaaTAGGCCTAATGCATATTCGCATGAGGTGTTTTTGTATTCAAAGCTCTAAATTGCAGTATTATAATAAAATAACGTAGTTTCAGATTAAATCACCCGGTCTGCGCTTGCTAACGTTAGATCTCGTAAACACGATTCAACCACACCCATTTCGGAGAGACTGTACCATTTTAGAACCCCCCTCTGATGTCTACTCGATAGGCTACGGGTGGGATGACTCTCAGATGGTCCTCGATCTACTGCAGATCTTGAACATCACAGGGCCGCATTTGTCTCCTTTATGAGAACCCCTTTCGTGTCTTAGTTATTGATTAGGCCTACGACTATATCTCACAGTACAGTGTGCACTTATAGCGTTAACTACTTCTAGTGTAGGAAAATTACTACAAGAGCCCACCCACCTAGAAAAAAATAACTGTTGAAGTGGCTCCAATCGGCCTCAATTCATCACTCATAGCAGATTTCTTACTTCGTCCCCTTCACGTTTTGATTAAACTACTTGTGTAATTAATACCTCATAGTAGACTAATTACTCTGAAGCACTGTATTATCCCAGGAGATGTAGGCTATACACCTAAGGATTATTTAATAATTAGCAGATGTGGGTGTGAGAGAGCAAGGCCATAGGCTGGTGAGAGATGGGTTTTTATCAAGCCATGGTTTTATATTCATGATAGTGAGTAATCCGCTCATTTCTAAATCCTCTGTCTGTCCAGATTTTTTAAAACCTTGGTCTTTATTTACTGTCAAAAGACTGTGTGAAGGTTACAGTGTGATAAAAAGGTCAGAGGCCtgtgcatgaacacacacacacacacacacacacacacacacacacacacacacacacacacacacacacacacacacacacacacacacacacacacacacacacaatacatagtATGCATAATCAGTATTCTTATATCTAATGCATTTTTAAACTGTCATTAAACTTAGAGAcccacataacacacacacacaatatatacatAATAATTATATTCTTATATTTTAATGCATTTATAAGACAGGAGTAAACCAGAACCAAACAGCTGGTACTAAATGGCCATATGGGCCTGAGAAATATATTCCCATGGTTTGACTAGAGCAGACCATTTTTTAACCAAACATACCATTAATGATAATTTATAATAATGACCCTAGGGTGGGGGATTACCTAGGCCCTCGATCAGTCAAAAAAGCTAACTCATAATCTGATTTGGGGGGCTGACCCCAGAAATCTAGTGACTGGTTTTGGTTGAATGGGAGTCAGGATCTGCCATAGTCTGTGGATAGGTAAATGATCAACACACATCTAAAGAGAATGCATGATTTGCTCTTGTTGacactctgtgtgtcagtgtattgCAAAAGGTCATTGGAAAAGTCGAAAGGTGTACTTTGAAGTTCAACAGAATAAAGTAGACTCTACCATCTCTGGATCTGGCTGCAGTGCACTCTGTCAGACAAAGGGGTGATAGGGCTTGGACATCCAAGGAAGTGAAACAGCGAGGCTGCAATATTAT encodes the following:
- the LOC135548514 gene encoding guanine nucleotide-binding protein G(I)/G(S)/G(T) subunit beta-2-like gives rise to the protein MSELEQLRQEAEQLRNQIRDARKACGDSTLTQITSGLDPVGRIQMRTRRTLRGHLAKIYAMHWGTDSRLLVSASQDGKLIIWDSYTTNKMHAIPLRSSWVMTCAYAPSGNYVACGGLDNICSIYCLKTREGNVRVSRELPGHTGYLSCCRFIDDNQIITSSGDTTCALWDIETSQQTTVFSGHSGDVMSLSLSPDFRTFVSGACDASIKLWDIRDSMCRQTFTGHESDINAVCFFPNGSAFATGSDDATCRLFDLRADQELSLYSHDNIICGITSVAFSRSGRLLLAGYDDFNCNIWDAMKGDRAGVLAGHDNRVSCLGVTDDGMAVATGSWDSFLKIWN